CTGTGGACGTTGCGATACCACCTAACGCATATTCTGTGGTTTGATAAACAGCCCGCAGCTGCATTCCTGTTATGGGTTTCAGTCGTGCCGCGATCCCATAGCCATAATCGACTTCTGTCTCTTTAAGCGATACGTCATGACCGCCGACGCGAATTCGGGGTCTACGTTCCAGATCGCGACTGAGGAAGTATTGCCCTTCCAAGCGTACGTCGCCGAGCTGGGTGCGCATATACAATGTGTTTTCAGGACGTTTATTGCTGAGCTCTTCGCGGTCATTGAACGCATTCCCGCCCAGTTTGTGGCTGAATTCGTAGCCCTCGAGTTGTTTGTAGAGGCTATTTTGTTGGCCATAATAAATGCGGCCATACTCGTTACTGATCCCTACCCATGCTTGGCGGGTGAAAAAGCGATCGCTACTCTCATCAGCATGCAGCTTTGAGCCGTGTTCATACTGCGCACGAAGCCGCCATTGACTGATGTTCGCGAAGTCGCCTAGTTTATAGCGAGCACGAATGCCGATACGGCTGCTGTTGTCTTGCCATTGCCATGCATCGGTATTCGCAGCGGGCTCACTGTGATAGCGAACGATGGTTTTCGCTTGGCCATACAGGTCGATGTCGGTGGTATCGGTGTCGATAAGCGCAATGTTTGCTAGCGCTGGCATGCCGAGCATACTTAGGCTAAGTAGTGATGTTTTAAAAAAGGGGGTGTTCATGGTCGCCTCCATTCCCTTGCGCTGCAATGGCGCAGCTTGTTCGTTGATGGCGATAACGTTACCTTACTGGCAATGACGCAAACCTGAGCGTAGCGGTAAGCTTGTGGTAAGGTTGGCGTTACTTCAGTG
This DNA window, taken from Thaumasiovibrio subtropicus, encodes the following:
- a CDS encoding porin, with the protein product MNTPFFKTSLLSLSMLGMPALANIALIDTDTTDIDLYGQAKTIVRYHSEPAANTDAWQWQDNSSRIGIRARYKLGDFANISQWRLRAQYEHGSKLHADESSDRFFTRQAWVGISNEYGRIYYGQQNSLYKQLEGYEFSHKLGGNAFNDREELSNKRPENTLYMRTQLGDVRLEGQYFLSRDLERRPRIRVGGHDVSLKETEVDYGYGIAARLKPITGMQLRAVYQTTEYALGGIATSTGTTLIYEEPKDKRWRIGTHIGHVGLENTTRQGSALGVGIAGRYALTDDWRAYTGADWLNGSDDIEQGSEFSWTAGSDYQVIDDLTVYAEYKQSQFDDLKKDAHEFAVGASYRF